Part of the Halobaculum halobium genome, TCCATCCGTTCGAGGGTGCCGTCGGCCTCCAGCGACTCGACGATCGACTCGAAGGAGTCGCCGAAGTGCGACTCGTCCTCGGGGCGCAGCCAGTTCTCGTCGGCCGCGCTGGCGACGTGGCTCGGCAGCAACTCCCCGTTCTCGGGGTCGACCATCGCGCGCTCGGGGTCGCCCTCGAACAGGTCGTCGGGGTTATTGACGAGGTACTGGTCCAGTTGGTCCTCGCCGGCGACCATGACCACGAGCGCGTCGTCGGCGCCGCGGCCGGCGCGGCCGGACTGCTGGAACGCCGACATCCGGGTTCCGGGGTAGCCGTCGAGGATCACGGCGTCGAGGCCGCCCACGTCGACGCCGAGCTCCAGCGCGTTCGTCGACCACGCGCCGGCCACGTCGCCGGAGTGCAGCCCCGATTCGATCTCCCGGCGACGCTCGTCCGTCAGGCTCGCCTGATACGCCTCGATCTGTCCCGCGAGGTCGTGTTCGCCGCGCTGGCGCAGCTCCTTCGCGGAGTCGCTCGCGTAGCGCTCGGCGGTCTGGCGCGCGCGGGTGAACACGAGCGTCTGGTACCCCTCCTGTACCAGATCACAGAACAGTCGCTTCGTCTCGGTGTGGCTCGACCGCCGTCGACCGGATTGCTGGTCCGCCTGCCGACCTTCGTACTCCGCCGGGTTCCACAGCAGCCAGTGGCGCGGCCCGCGCGCGGAGGCGTCCTCGTCGACGAGCGTGAAATTCGACTCGGGGCGAGCGGTCACTCGCGCGGCGTGTTCGACGGGGTTTCCGATGGTCGCCGAACAGCACACGAACTGCGGGTCGGCGCCGTAGCGCTCGCAGATGCGGTTCAGTCGGCGCACCACGAGCGCGACGTGGCTGCCGAACACGCCCCGGTAGCCGTGCACCTCGTCGATGACGACCGTCTCCAGGGACCCGAAGAACCACTCCCAGTGCTTGTACGCCCACGGGAGCAGCCCGTAGTGGAGCATGTCCGGGTTCGAGAGGAGGACGGTCGGCTGGCGGTCGCGCACGTCGCGCTTCTTCGCCTTCGACAGCCGCCCGGTGTACTGCTCGACGGAGACGCGAGACCCGAACCCGAGTCCGTGCGCCAGGTCCGAGAGCGACTCCTCCTGATCGGCAATGAGCGCGTTCTGCGGGGCGAGATAGAGGGTGCGACCGCCGTGGTCCATCGCCCGCTCGAACGCCGGGACGGTGTACGCGAGCGACTTCCCGCTGGCGGTGCGCGTCGCGAGCACCACGTCGTCGCCGTCGCGGATCGCCTCGACGGCGCGCGACTGGTGGTCGTACAGCGACTCGATCCCTTCGTCTGCGAGCGCGCTCGCGAGTCGGGGCTCCAGTTCCACGTCGGCGACGGACGCCTCGCGACCGGGAAGGGTCCGCCGGTCGGCGATCTGGTCCTCGTAGTAGGGTCGCGAGCGGAGCCACTCGACGGTGTCGTCCACGGTGATCGTGGATGGGGGCTGGCGCGCTTACCGGTTGCGGTCGGTCCGGGTCCGACCCCTGACGGCTCAGGGGCGTCCCGCCCGCGAGTCGGAGACGCCCCGACTCACTCGCGGTCGTCGCCGCCGTCGGCCGCCGGGAGCGCGACGCCGGCGTCGCGGGCCAGCGCGACGAGGCCGACGCCGTCGTACACGTCGACGGGCGCGGCGCGGGCGCGGCGGGTCGCGTCCGCGTCGACCTCGTCGACGGTCGCGAGCACGGCGAAGGAGAGCCCCCGCTCGGCCGCGAACGCCGCGAACTCGTTCACGTCGTCCAGGGTCACGGGCGTGCGTCGGAAGCTGACGACCGCCCGCTCGTCCGGGGCGTCCGCCCCCTCGCGCACGAGCGACAGCTCGACGGTCCCGTCGGGGGTCGCTGGCGCGACCGTCGCCTCGTACTCGGGCCAGATACCGCCCAGCCGCTCGGCGAAGGCGGCGAACTCTTCGTCGGGGAGCGCGGCGAGTCGGTCGGCCGGGTGGCGCACGTGTCCGTTTTGTGGCGCGGTGGCGAAAAACCGCATCGGTTCGGCCCGCCGGTCCCCCGATCGCCGCTGGGTTGATTACGGCCCCGCCGTCACCACCGGTATGGACCCGACGGCGAAGCGAGCGGCGTACGACGACCCGGTGACGCTCGCGGTCCCCGGCGGGCGGCTTACGATCGACGCGTCGTACGTCGGCGCCGAGACCGAGGAGATCAGGCGGCAGGCGCGCGAGTACCGCGAGGGGAACCGGACCGCGTTCGACCTCCCGGTCCGGTACCCCGACGGCTTCACCGGGCGGGTGATGGGCGCGATGGCGACCATCCCCTACGGGGAGACGCGGACCTACGGCGACATCGCCGCCGACCTCGACAACGCGCCCCAGTCGGTCGGCGCGGCCTGCGGACGCAATCCCGTCCCGCTGATCGTTCCGTGTCACCGCGTCGTCGCCGTCGAGGGGCTCGGCGGCTTCTCCGCCGAGGGCGGCCCCGAGCTCAAGCGACACCTGCTCGACCACGAGCGGAGCGACTCCGTGCAGGCCACGCTCGACGGCGGCGGTCGCGCGGCCGATCGGGGCTCGGGGGCCGACTCGAGTGGCGGAGCCGACGAAGACGCCGGACCCGACCGATGAGCGAGGCCGGCACCTACACGCTGGTGTTCGCTGTCCCCGACCCGATATCCGTCGAAGTCGGCGCGCTCGGCGTTCGGGAACTGTCCGCGGGGGCGTACGCCTACACGGGGAGCGCGCTGGGCGCCGGCGGCTTCTCGCGGATCGACCGCCACCGTCGGGTCGCCGCCGGCGAGCACGACGTGCGACACTGGCACGTCGACTACCTCGGCGGCCACGAAGCGGTGTCGCTCCCGGCCGTCGAACGCCTCAGCGGCGGCCGTGACGAGGAGTGTCGCCTCGCGTGCACGGTCGCGGACGCGGCCGCCGAGCGCGACCCGGTCGCCGGGTTCGGAGCCTCCGACTGCGACTGCGCGTCCCACCTCGCGCGGTTCGAGGGCGTCGCCGCCGCCGAATCATCCGTGACGGCGGCGTACGACGGGCTCCGGGAGCACGACGCGATCCGCGAGTGAACCGCTGGCTCGTCCGGCCGCTGACGGAGCGCTTTTGCGGGCGGCCGCGTACCCGACGGTATGTTCCCGCCGCTCGCGTACCTGCAGTGGATCGAGGGGCGCCCCGAAGCCGCCGAGCACGACCTCGGCACCAGTGATCTCAGACGCCTGCCGGACGGCGACCCGGACGATCCCGTGCCGCCCCGGCTCCGCGGGCTCTCGGAGCCGGAGACCGATCGATCGCTGCGCGAGCGGGTTGCCGCCGAGTACGGCCTCGACGAGGCGAATGTGCTGCTCACGGCGGGCGCCACCCACGGGGGTTTCTCGCGGCCGCGACCGCCGCCGCGCTCGCCAGCGAGCGCGACGATGGCGACGCGACCGACGGCGGCCGAACCGAGGAGGACGGTCCCCGTCCGTGCGCGCTCGTCGAGAAACCGGGCTACGAGCCGCTGGTCGAGACGCCGCGCGGGATCGGCAGTGGCGTCGCGCGCTTCCGTCGACCCGGCCCGGAATACGGGCTCGAGCCGGACCGCGTCG contains:
- a CDS encoding DEAD/DEAH box helicase, which codes for MDDTVEWLRSRPYYEDQIADRRTLPGREASVADVELEPRLASALADEGIESLYDHQSRAVEAIRDGDDVVLATRTASGKSLAYTVPAFERAMDHGGRTLYLAPQNALIADQEESLSDLAHGLGFGSRVSVEQYTGRLSKAKKRDVRDRQPTVLLSNPDMLHYGLLPWAYKHWEWFFGSLETVVIDEVHGYRGVFGSHVALVVRRLNRICERYGADPQFVCCSATIGNPVEHAARVTARPESNFTLVDEDASARGPRHWLLWNPAEYEGRQADQQSGRRRSSHTETKRLFCDLVQEGYQTLVFTRARQTAERYASDSAKELRQRGEHDLAGQIEAYQASLTDERRREIESGLHSGDVAGAWSTNALELGVDVGGLDAVILDGYPGTRMSAFQQSGRAGRGADDALVVMVAGEDQLDQYLVNNPDDLFEGDPERAMVDPENGELLPSHVASAADENWLRPEDESHFGDSFESIVESLEADGTLERMDTSRGVRWTYDGPGSAQHSMSLRTIDDREIDLMDARSSDVIASLSFGDALRDAHPGAVYHHQGETYEVDELDLDRDVARLRPTWADYYTRVLTDKDVVVNEDLRSRPLDAREDTEVRFADVTVTEQITGFERKDGSTGETIGSQALDLPETTLRTRALYYTVPSDVEREMRELASEAERSEVSNRAGGDATRESAEAGRSDAGFNGGIHAAEHGSISLMPLDLLCDRADIGGVSTPFHPHTGQSTVFIYDGYPGGVGLTRESYRDADRLLARTARLIAACDCAGGCPACVQSPHCGNANEPLSKPEAVTLLNALAGTDESIPGTPSSDGAAGAR
- a CDS encoding restriction endonuclease, producing the protein MRHPADRLAALPDEEFAAFAERLGGIWPEYEATVAPATPDGTVELSLVREGADAPDERAVVSFRRTPVTLDDVNEFAAFAAERGLSFAVLATVDEVDADATRRARAAPVDVYDGVGLVALARDAGVALPAADGGDDRE
- a CDS encoding GIY-YIG nuclease family protein, which gives rise to MSEAGTYTLVFAVPDPISVEVGALGVRELSAGAYAYTGSALGAGGFSRIDRHRRVAAGEHDVRHWHVDYLGGHEAVSLPAVERLSGGRDEECRLACTVADAAAERDPVAGFGASDCDCASHLARFEGVAAAESSVTAAYDGLREHDAIRE